TTCCATAGAGAACAACTTCTGCGATTTCTGTTGGATTTAAGTGTTCATTAACCGAAGCGTGCATGTTGGTAGAGTCAGGTCCCAACTCAAGCATATCCCCTAAAACAGCCACTCGTTTTCCTTGCGTGGGCATCTGGCTAAAACTATCCAGTACCAAGTTCATCGCCGTTGGATTTGCATTGTACACATCACTTAGAATCTCAATGCCAGTACTGCTTTTTAACCATTCTGTCCGATTTTTGGTTAATTGAAAATCTACTAACCCAGCTTGGATTTTTTCTTCTGACACCTCAAACCATTTACCAATGGTAATCGCGATCAAGGCATTCCCGACATTATATTTTCCGGGAACAGGAATAGTGAATAACGTGCTTGAGCCCTTGATTTTGAACGTTGTATATTCTTTTTGCACTTCTATGATCTCGGCTTGGCAATCCGCTTTTTCTAATCCAAATGTGTTGACCGTTTGCGGCAATTTTTTAATTAACGGCATTAATAAAGGTTCATCTGCTGGAATGATCAACAAACCGTTAGCAATCAGCCCTGCCGTAATTTCCATTTTTGCCTTAGCAATCCCTGCTCTTGAACCAAGATTTTCAATATGCGCCTCACCGATCATCGTAATCGCAGCAACATCAGGATGAGCTAATCTTGATAGAAAATCAATTTCATTTGCATGATCCATGCCCATTTCTAAAATTAGTTTTTCTGTTTCATCAGGCATATGTAAAATAGTATAGGGCAAACCGATATCGTTATTATAATTGCCTTGTGTTTTATATGTCTTGAATTGTTGGGCTAACACAGCTTCTGTCATATCTTTTGTAGTTGTTTTCCCATTGCTTCCTGTAATCGCAATGACAGTTGGTGTCATTTTTTTCAAATAATATACAGCTAAATCCTGCATAGCACTTAAAGTATCTACAACTTGTAAAACTGGCAGATCATCAGGAGCCTTCTCCGCTGAACTCCAAAATGCCGCACCTGCACCATTTTCTACCGCACTTTGAATAAACGAATGTCCATCATTTTCACCTTTTAGCGGCACAAATAGATTGTTTTTTTGAATCAAACGACTATCAAACTCAAGCCCAGTTAAATCAAAATCGGGCCATTGGTTCCAATTATTGGTTGCTTTGGTTGCTTGGGCAGCTTCCCAAAAAGTTAATTTCATTGTATTTCCTCCTCCATCTAATTGTCTACTCGATCTCGATTTCACTCTTCATACACACAATTTCATATGCATAACTATAAAAGGGCTGAGACAAAACGTCCAACGTTTTATCCCCTCCCTCTCATCATTTATCTTTCAAAAAAACTTTGTCTTTGTTTAAAGCGATTTAGTCCTAACTGAATCAGTTCTTCAATCAAATCGCTATACTTCAAGCCCATGTTTTCCCATAGTAATGGATACATACTGAACTGGGTGAAACCTGGCATCGTATTCAGTTCATTCAAGAATAATTCATTCTTACTTGTTAAAAAGAAATCACAACGGCTAAGACCACTTCCGTCTAATAATGTATAGGCTTTTTTAGCATATTCTTGCGCTTTTTGGTGAACTTCATCTGGGACTTCAGCTGGAATCTGCATTGTAATTTGATTGTCAATATATTTTGAATTGTAATCATAAAATTCAACATCTTTTACGATCTCACCAGGTTGTGTCGTCCGCACATCTTCATTTCCTAAAACCGCCACTTCGATCTCACGTGCTTCGATTCCTTGTTCAACGATTGCTCGAGAATCATAACGATACGCTTCTTCCAAAGCATTTTGTAATTCTTCACGATTTTCCGCTTTACTAATCCCAACACTTGAACCCATGTTCGCCGGTTTGACAAATACTGGATAAATCAATGAACCTTCGCATTGTTCAAAGACTTTCTTTGGGTTTTCTTTCCAATTGTTTTTCAAAACTGGAACATACGGTACTTGAGGGATGCCTGCTGTTTGAAGCAAGTATTTGGTCATGATTTTATCCATTGCATTCGCACTAGCTAAGACGCCAGCTCCCACATATGGCATTCCGATCGTTTCTAAAAAGCCTTGGATTGTTCCATCTTCGCCATTTGGTCCATGTAATACAGGGAAAACAATCGTATCTTCTTCTTGAATATCACAAGGTCGAATCACTTTACCTGTAAATTCGCCCCATTTATCTATTTCCCCATCATCAGACCAAGTCAGATTAAGAACCTCTTTGCTTTCCGGCTTTTCTGACAAGAGCGGTCCTTTCACCCATTGACCTTCTTTGCTAATAAAAACCAGTTGAACTTGATAGTAATTATAATAGATCGCATTTAAAACGGAATAGGCAGACAATATCGAAACATCATGTTCTTCACTTCTCCCACCATATAGCAAAGTAATCTTCAAATGCTTTTCCTCCTAATTTTTAAAGCTGAAAGAGCTTATGTACCTTGATAAAGCCATCAAAAAATTGACTAATATGGTTTTATCCTTTCCTTGAATGGCTAACTCTTAAAGCTCAATAATTTTTAAATTGTTGTTCTCAACAAAGAAACTCAAAATAGCTCCTTCATATTTTAGCATAAAAGCGTTAGTCCGAATAGAAACAAATCATTAAATCGAGGATTTTTTTAGCTGAGATGTTTTTTTTTAATAAAAATAATCCTTTCATTTACTTAAATTTGAATAAAAAATAAGGCATTCCGTTAAGTCTACCTTATTTTCAGCGTTCATTCTCTTTTTTTGCTTCTAGCACTTCAATCAATTTTTCTTTAAATAGTTCACGATTTTCAGCGGTGAAAGCTTTAGGTCCCTTTGTATGACCACCACTTTTACGAACTTTTGCACTAAAATAACGTTGCTCCAATAAGCCATCAATAGTTGCTGCTGTATACTGATACCCCAGCTGATGAAGTACACACGCGCCCTTAGGCAAAACCAATGAAGCTAGCCCATAATCTTGTGTTACTAACAGATCATCACCTTTGATTAGTTGAACAATCTTATAATCAGCTGCATCAGCTCCCTTATCAACATAAACAAAAGAAACATTTTTAGGATACTCTTTCAAAGAATAATGATCAATACTTGTTACGATCACAACCTCAAGAGAATAAACTAGTGCAACTTCAATTGTCGCATCTTTTACTGGTGAACCGTCACCATCAATAAAAATTTTCATAATCGTTCCCTTTCAGCTGACTACTAATTCAAATACCAAGCAGGATGTCGTTTGAGGAAAGTAGAAACTTCAGTAAATACAGCTTCTTTCACAATTTTATACAGCTCAGGATTTCTAATTTTCTTTTTGACTGCGCCAGTGTATCTTGGTCGTTTTACCCTGATTGATAGGACAACATCAAAGCGCTCAGAAAAATTATCTATTGTTAAATACTTCAAACGATTCGTTTCCTCTAAAAACTGATTGATGGCATCCACTGTCCCTTGAACAAAACCATCAAGATGCGTTCCTCCATCAGAAGGCAAATGACCATTAACAAAACTATCCTTAATACTAGTCGAACCGTTTTTTGAGATGACTGCTTGGATCGTCACACCTTCACTGATCGTGTTGATGATCAATGGCTGACCGCTTCGCGTGATGCTATCATCTTTTTGAAAAATATAATCAACTAGCCCTTGCTCATAATGAAAATAATTTTTTTGTTTTTTCCCATCAGTCAGCAAAATCGTCAGACCACTGTTTAACATCGCTAATTCTTGACAACGATTAAATAAAATAAAATAGGATAATGCTTTATTGCCGAATAACGTTTCATCGGGTGTAAATGCCAACTCGATTCTTTGTCCTTCATCTTCTGAAGGGATCAATGCCTTTTTATTTAATTGTCCGTTTTGATAGATTTGAATTGTCCGTTTTCCTGATTTTTCCACACCAAAACCTAATTGTTCTGACAAAGCATTGACGATCGAAAGAAAAAGATAAGGCGGCGTATATTGTTCTTCTGGCATTTTATCTAAAAATAAACCTTTTTTACTGAAAAAAGAAAAAATAAATTGTTTCTCTGAAAGCTCGATTGAAAGTTCTGTCTGCTTTAGATCAACTGCCAATTGCAACAAATGATCAAGCACTTGCAATACCATGCTTTCCAAGCCCGTCGGACCAATCCCGCCAATGTACATACCTGGTCGTTTTCGAATACTATCTTTCAAAACATCATCGTCTAGTGCTTTCCAAATATTTTCATCGGTCATGTCGATCTCCTCCTGTAAACAGACTTTTCTTTATAATAAATAAAACAATAGCTTCGCTTCCTAAGCATACCAATTTATCTTCGTCACGTAAATGGTTTCGCTAAATTCCCTACTTCTACTTATTATAATGAAAAAAAGAGTAGAACGAAAGTAGTATAAATGCATTTACACTATTTCATGCTACTCTTTCCTTTAACGGATCAAATCTACTGTTGGCTGCTCCATGATATGTCTAACTTGTTTGCGCGTCGTTAGTGGTATATCCCCTTGAATCGTATGAGCTAAAACACCGTTAGCCGTTGCAAACTCTACTATTTCCAATAATGACCACTCTTCAATTACGCCAAGTAAAACACCTGCAGCATATGCATCACCCGCACCGATTCGATCTAGATTAATAATCTCACGTGGCGCAGCTTGAACATAGTTTTCTGAATCAAATAAAAAACCGCTTAAATAATGTTTATCTCCTTTACCGTGACGAACGGTTCCTGCAAAGTGTGTAATTTTGTACTCTAACATAAATCGCTGAACTAACTCTTCAAATTTTTTAGAAGAATCCAATGATTCATCCAATTTCATCCCTAATAAGTCGGTTAAATCACGTTGGCTGCCAAAAACTAAATCACAATACGGTAATATTTTTTCATATTGTTCCTTCATAAACGCCACACCATGAGCCGTGTTTAAACTAGGACGAAAATTAAAATCAAAACAAACTTTTTTTCCAGAAGTACTCGCCTTTTTTGCTAATGTAAAAGCTGCATCGCGCGTTTCTTCCGTCAAACTTAATGAAATCCCGCAAATATGGACTAAGTCTGTTTCTTCTAAAAATGCATCAAACTCATAACTAGATGCATTACTCACACCAAAAGAACTACTTCGACGATTTTGATAAGTAACTTGTGTAGGTCTTGGTCCAAATCCCATTTCAGCAAAATAAGAACCTATATGATCCCCAGAAGAACCTATCCAACGATCTTGAATACCTAATTGACGAACACTTGCTTTTGCTGCTTCGCCCAAACGATTATCTGGAAGATTTGTCAATAAGCTTGTTTGACAGCCAAAATGAGCGAGATTACTTAAAATATTGACTCCTGTACCTGTAAAATCTAAACGTAAATCCTTAGTTTGTTCCAACATCAGATATTCTGGTGGTGTCAAACGCATCATTATTTCACCAAACGCTGCAATTCTCATCTCGATCCCTGCCTATTTTCTATTTTTCTGTCAGCTCTGAACGAGCTCATTCAGCTTTTAGTTTATCTAGCTTCATGAGTTAGTGCTTCGGGAAAAAGATGAAAGTGGGCCGTGACATAATACGCCACAGTCAACTTTCCCTATTTTTCTGTCAGCTCTGAACGAGCTCATTCAGCTTTTAGTTGTTCAACGTATTTTTAATCATACCTAGTAATGTTTTCACATCTTCTGGTCTTGTATCGCCTGTTTCTGAGTCGATGATCGAGCTGTATACGTGAGGAATGATCTTTTTCACGCCTGCGTCCACTGCGATTTGTACGATTTCTTCAAAGTTTTCTAAATCGATGCCCCCTGTTGGTTCTAGGTAGAAATCATATTTTGCACAGGCCTCTGCAACTGCTTTGTATTCTTCGATATGTGCTAATCCTTTCATTGGGAAGAATTTGATGGAGCTGCCGCCCATATCTTGTAATAAACGAATCGCTGTTTCGATCGTTACTTCACCTGCTGGTGTTTGGGAACTTAAGGGACCTGTGGCGATATTGACGATGCCGACTTTGCCTGTTGGTGAGACTAAGCCATTAACGATCGTGTCATTTTGACCTAATAAAGCACGAGATGTCCCAACGCCTGTGAAGACTTGGTTGACGTGTTGCGGTTGTAGTTCTTTTGAGATTCTTGACACCATTTGGCTTTGGTTTGGATCCCCTGCGCCTAAACCGACTGATAATGCGTTGTTGGTTTCTGCGGCATATTTTTTCATGTCTTCGATCGCGGCTTCATCGGTTGGGTAGTTTTTAGATAAAACACCTAAAACGATATGCCCTTCGGCAGCTTCGTAACAGTCTTTTGCGTTTTCTACTGAGTTGGCTAAAACGTTTAGGCAAATACGGTCTTCTAAATAGTTTGGTGTTAATGTCATGGTTGATTCACTCCTGTTTAGTAGTTTTTTAATTCATGATTTCGCTTAAACGAGTCACGATTTTATTCATTTCTTCTTCATTGACAGAACGGATATCGAATTCGATGATCCCGTTGTTGGCTTGGTATTCTCGGGTATAAATAGCGGGACTTTCAGCTTTTAATTCTTGGATGACTGCTTTGGCTGATTTCGCTCCGCTGACTTTGATACTGGCACGGTAAATATCTCTACCCGCTCCATCTTGAACGACTTTGGCTTCGATATTTGTGATAGTATTTAGTCCCTCAATAAATGGGGCTAAGCGTGCTTGCATAGAAGCCCCTGCTTCACTGCCGTTTTTCACATAATCTTCTACCGCTTGGGTAAAGCCTAAGATATTATCTTTACCGATTTTCATTGCGCGGCCGATGCCTTTTCCTTGTAGGCGGATCCATTCGATATAAGCTTTTTTGCCGATCACAAGTCCGGCACTTGGGCCTTCGATGGCTTTGGCTCCACTGTAGATCACAAGATCTGCGCCTGCTTCGATGTATTTGAATAAGTCTTCTTCCGCTGCGGCATCAACGATCAACGGCAAGTTGTTCGCTTTGGCCACTGTTGCGGCTTCTTCCACACTTAACATACTTTTTTGAACAGTATGGTGGCTCTTGATGTAGAGAATCGCGGCTGTTTGGTCTGTGATCATCATTTCAATGTGTTCAGGTGAACACATATTGGCATAGCCTGCTTCCACCACTCGTCCCCCACCTTGTTCGACCATTACTTCAACGGGCGTACCGTAGTCTACATTATGCCCTTTAGGTAAGATGATTTCACGTTTGGTGATTTTATCTGTGTATGGATGGTAAGCGTGATAAGCTGAACCTTCACCGATCAAGGCTGCCACACTTTGGGCGATGCCAGCAGATGCAGATGAAACAACTTGCGCATCTTCGACAGTCAATAATTTAGCTAGGTAAGCGCCTGTTTGAATACTTAACTCACTCATCTCAAAGAAATGTTCCCCACCGAATTTTTGCGCGGCTAATACATTCTCTGAGACTTTCGATACGCCTAAGATCGTCATTTTCCCTGAGGCATTGATGACTTCTTTTAGATTGAATTTTTCATAACTAATTGTCATAAACTGTTCCTCCAATAATGGTTTTTACAGGTTTGATCAATTCTTTTGCTTCTCTGGTAAATCCGTTTGAATCAGTCAATGTCTTTTGGCCTGCTTCAATCGTAAAAATTGTGATATCTCCGTCATAGCCTTCTTTTAAATGACCTTTTGTCTCAAAACGGAAGTTTTCAGCAGGTGCTTCGGTCACTTTTTCAATAATTTCAGGCCAATCATATCCGACCACACGTAATTTTTCCATCGTAGTGGCTAAATCATGAACTGGACCTTTTTCACGGTTACGGATGTAAATATCTGTACTGATCGAAGTTGCTTTCATACCTTCTGCTAAAGCTGTTTCAGCAACATGGAAATTAAAACTATCCGTCCCATGACCAATATCAAATACAACACCTTTATTATAGGCAGCCCAAGCAAAATCTTTAACTTTATTTGTTGACTGATCTAAAATACCATTGGGTTTTCCATTAAAGCAATGGGTCAACACATCCCCTTTTGTCATATGAGCTAGTATCTTGTTTAGCTCTGGAGGAGCTGATCCAATATGCACCATAAGCGGCAGGTCATTGTTTTCCTTTTGAATCTTCTTCGCCATCTCTAAAGGAGTGATCCCATTGTCACCGATCACTGTTTTACTCATACGCGCTTTGATTCCTACAACAAAATCAGGCAATTCAGTCAACGCCTTATGAACGAGCTCTTCTTTTACCTTACTAAGATCTGCCAGTTCATCTTGCTCAACAATGCCCCATTTCGAAATATTCACTAACGCATAGACATTAGTTTTTGCTTGTTTGGCTAGGTCATAAAATTCATGGATATTTTCAGCGCCTGTTGTACCTGCATCGATTACTGTTGTTACGCCTTTTTTTACACCAATTTCATCTGGAAAATCATAATACAAAGTCATCTTTTCAAAACAGTGAACATGATCATCGATCCAACCAGCTGATAGATAGGTATCAGCTGATAGTTCGATCAATTCTTTCCCATCTGCTTCGATTTTATCCGCAACTTTTGCGATTTTCCCAGCATTTATTGCTATTTCTATTGGTTTACCTTCAATTGTTC
This sequence is a window from Enterococcus sp. 7F3_DIV0205. Protein-coding genes within it:
- a CDS encoding UDP-N-acetylmuramoyl-tripeptide--D-alanyl-D-alanine ligase, with translation MKLTFWEAAQATKATNNWNQWPDFDLTGLEFDSRLIQKNNLFVPLKGENDGHSFIQSAVENGAGAAFWSSAEKAPDDLPVLQVVDTLSAMQDLAVYYLKKMTPTVIAITGSNGKTTTKDMTEAVLAQQFKTYKTQGNYNNDIGLPYTILHMPDETEKLILEMGMDHANEIDFLSRLAHPDVAAITMIGEAHIENLGSRAGIAKAKMEITAGLIANGLLIIPADEPLLMPLIKKLPQTVNTFGLEKADCQAEIIEVQKEYTTFKIKGSSTLFTIPVPGKYNVGNALIAITIGKWFEVSEEKIQAGLVDFQLTKNRTEWLKSSTGIEILSDVYNANPTAMNLVLDSFSQMPTQGKRVAVLGDMLELGPDSTNMHASVNEHLNPTEIAEVVLYGTEMHALYKILTSKYQEKQIHYFKKEEKEALIKTVKSILEPEDMVVLKASNGMGLNEVVTKLLEI
- a CDS encoding D-alanine--D-alanine ligase, whose product is MKITLLYGGRSEEHDVSILSAYSVLNAIYYNYYQVQLVFISKEGQWVKGPLLSEKPESKEVLNLTWSDDGEIDKWGEFTGKVIRPCDIQEEDTIVFPVLHGPNGEDGTIQGFLETIGMPYVGAGVLASANAMDKIMTKYLLQTAGIPQVPYVPVLKNNWKENPKKVFEQCEGSLIYPVFVKPANMGSSVGISKAENREELQNALEEAYRYDSRAIVEQGIEAREIEVAVLGNEDVRTTQPGEIVKDVEFYDYNSKYIDNQITMQIPAEVPDEVHQKAQEYAKKAYTLLDGSGLSRCDFFLTSKNELFLNELNTMPGFTQFSMYPLLWENMGLKYSDLIEELIQLGLNRFKQRQSFFER
- a CDS encoding YaiI/YqxD family protein: MKIFIDGDGSPVKDATIEVALVYSLEVVIVTSIDHYSLKEYPKNVSFVYVDKGADAADYKIVQLIKGDDLLVTQDYGLASLVLPKGACVLHQLGYQYTAATIDGLLEQRYFSAKVRKSGGHTKGPKAFTAENRELFKEKLIEVLEAKKENER
- a CDS encoding sugar kinase, translating into MRIAAFGEIMMRLTPPEYLMLEQTKDLRLDFTGTGVNILSNLAHFGCQTSLLTNLPDNRLGEAAKASVRQLGIQDRWIGSSGDHIGSYFAEMGFGPRPTQVTYQNRRSSSFGVSNASSYEFDAFLEETDLVHICGISLSLTEETRDAAFTLAKKASTSGKKVCFDFNFRPSLNTAHGVAFMKEQYEKILPYCDLVFGSQRDLTDLLGMKLDESLDSSKKFEELVQRFMLEYKITHFAGTVRHGKGDKHYLSGFLFDSENYVQAAPREIINLDRIGAGDAYAAGVLLGVIEEWSLLEIVEFATANGVLAHTIQGDIPLTTRKQVRHIMEQPTVDLIR
- the dagF gene encoding 2-dehydro-3-deoxy-phosphogluconate aldolase codes for the protein MTLTPNYLEDRICLNVLANSVENAKDCYEAAEGHIVLGVLSKNYPTDEAAIEDMKKYAAETNNALSVGLGAGDPNQSQMVSRISKELQPQHVNQVFTGVGTSRALLGQNDTIVNGLVSPTGKVGIVNIATGPLSSQTPAGEVTIETAIRLLQDMGGSSIKFFPMKGLAHIEEYKAVAEACAKYDFYLEPTGGIDLENFEEIVQIAVDAGVKKIIPHVYSSIIDSETGDTRPEDVKTLLGMIKNTLNN
- a CDS encoding DgaE family pyridoxal phosphate-dependent ammonia lyase; translated protein: MTISYEKFNLKEVINASGKMTILGVSKVSENVLAAQKFGGEHFFEMSELSIQTGAYLAKLLTVEDAQVVSSASAGIAQSVAALIGEGSAYHAYHPYTDKITKREIILPKGHNVDYGTPVEVMVEQGGGRVVEAGYANMCSPEHIEMMITDQTAAILYIKSHHTVQKSMLSVEEAATVAKANNLPLIVDAAAEEDLFKYIEAGADLVIYSGAKAIEGPSAGLVIGKKAYIEWIRLQGKGIGRAMKIGKDNILGFTQAVEDYVKNGSEAGASMQARLAPFIEGLNTITNIEAKVVQDGAGRDIYRASIKVSGAKSAKAVIQELKAESPAIYTREYQANNGIIEFDIRSVNEEEMNKIVTRLSEIMN
- a CDS encoding amidohydrolase/deacetylase family metallohydrolase, producing MSYDLIIKNGRTIEGKPIEIAINAGKIAKVADKIEADGKELIELSADTYLSAGWIDDHVHCFEKMTLYYDFPDEIGVKKGVTTVIDAGTTGAENIHEFYDLAKQAKTNVYALVNISKWGIVEQDELADLSKVKEELVHKALTELPDFVVGIKARMSKTVIGDNGITPLEMAKKIQKENNDLPLMVHIGSAPPELNKILAHMTKGDVLTHCFNGKPNGILDQSTNKVKDFAWAAYNKGVVFDIGHGTDSFNFHVAETALAEGMKATSISTDIYIRNREKGPVHDLATTMEKLRVVGYDWPEIIEKVTEAPAENFRFETKGHLKEGYDGDITIFTIEAGQKTLTDSNGFTREAKELIKPVKTIIGGTVYDN